A part of Numenius arquata chromosome 2, bNumArq3.hap1.1, whole genome shotgun sequence genomic DNA contains:
- the COX7A2L gene encoding cytochrome c oxidase subunit 7A2-like, mitochondrial isoform X3, whose amino-acid sequence MYYKFSGVTQRLVEAAASAAYNPQKADGLPVHLKRGVPDKLLYRTTMALTIGGTIYCLIALYMASQPRNQK is encoded by the exons ATGTACTACAAGTTCAGCGGCGTCACGCAGCGGCTGGTCGaggccgccgcctccgccgcctaCAACCCCCAG AAAGCAGATGGGCTGCCAGTACACCTGAAACGAGGAGTTCCAGATAAGCTGCTTTATCGGACCACTATGGCTCTAACAATAGGCGGGACTATCTACTGTCTAATAGCACTGTACATGGCCTCACAACCAAGAAACCAAAAGTAA
- the COX7A2L gene encoding cytochrome c oxidase subunit 7A2-like, mitochondrial isoform X2: MYYKFSGVTQRLVEAAASAAYNPQGLKPIVSTESPPLSFGTTSKLASDLPATDSFLGKNKVPDLQKLFQKADGLPVHLKRGVPDKLLYRTTMALTIGGTIYCLIALYMASQPRNQK, encoded by the exons ATGTACTACAAGTTCAGCGGCGTCACGCAGCGGCTGGTCGaggccgccgcctccgccgcctaCAACCCCCAG GGACTCAAACCAATAGTTTCCACTGAATCCCCACCTCTGAGTTTTGGGACAACAAGTAAACTTGCTTCAGATTTACCAGCAACTGATTCTTTCTTGGGTAAAAACAAGGTGCCAGACCTACAGAAACTTTTTCAG AAAGCAGATGGGCTGCCAGTACACCTGAAACGAGGAGTTCCAGATAAGCTGCTTTATCGGACCACTATGGCTCTAACAATAGGCGGGACTATCTACTGTCTAATAGCACTGTACATGGCCTCACAACCAAGAAACCAAAAGTAA
- the COX7A2L gene encoding cytochrome c oxidase subunit 7A2-like, mitochondrial isoform X1 has product MYYKFSGVTQRLVEAAASAAYNPQGLKPIVSTESPPLSFGTTSKLASDLPATDSFLGKNKVPDLQKLFQSDLKADGLPVHLKRGVPDKLLYRTTMALTIGGTIYCLIALYMASQPRNQK; this is encoded by the exons ATGTACTACAAGTTCAGCGGCGTCACGCAGCGGCTGGTCGaggccgccgcctccgccgcctaCAACCCCCAG GGACTCAAACCAATAGTTTCCACTGAATCCCCACCTCTGAGTTTTGGGACAACAAGTAAACTTGCTTCAGATTTACCAGCAACTGATTCTTTCTTGGGTAAAAACAAGGTGCCAGACCTACAGAAACTTTTTCAG TCTGACTTG AAAGCAGATGGGCTGCCAGTACACCTGAAACGAGGAGTTCCAGATAAGCTGCTTTATCGGACCACTATGGCTCTAACAATAGGCGGGACTATCTACTGTCTAATAGCACTGTACATGGCCTCACAACCAAGAAACCAAAAGTAA